One region of Streptococcus salivarius genomic DNA includes:
- a CDS encoding tyrosine-type recombinase/integrase, giving the protein MTIRKTKSGKWTVDVSNGFHPVTQKRIRIIRKGLKSKKEALELEQHIRVVELKEKQFDFVVTTDMLFQLLEEDDLKNGRKISYTSTQRNNYERHIKPYFKNTNLNKLTYDHIFEFREYLKTKPKKQNENETLSYNTINKVLILLKKIFDTGIRKSLIDKNPVENLRKLPIRKPNIKFWSIEEFTRFRELIQDDETSYDLFFVIAFFTGMRMGEILALNWNDINLLTNTIFVTKTVYFVNNTSYINTTKTRSGTRNITINQKLTEMLKDWKEKQKERLKEFTKNTDELQIIQSTPITITKNMIDKKFKQILERDKDLKRIRIHDLRHSHASLLINQGEDYLVVKERLGHASITTTIDTYSHLYPSKQKTLANKLDDLF; this is encoded by the coding sequence ATGACTATTCGTAAAACTAAAAGTGGTAAATGGACCGTTGATGTTTCTAATGGTTTCCACCCAGTCACACAAAAAAGAATACGTATCATTCGAAAAGGATTAAAATCTAAAAAGGAAGCACTAGAACTAGAACAACATATTCGAGTTGTAGAATTAAAAGAAAAACAATTTGACTTTGTAGTAACAACAGATATGTTATTCCAGTTGCTTGAAGAAGACGATTTGAAAAATGGCAGAAAAATAAGCTATACAAGTACACAAAGAAACAATTATGAGCGTCATATTAAACCATATTTTAAAAATACAAATTTAAATAAATTAACGTATGACCATATATTCGAATTTCGTGAATACCTAAAAACAAAACCTAAAAAACAAAATGAAAATGAAACTTTAAGTTATAATACAATTAATAAAGTTCTAATTCTACTTAAAAAAATTTTTGACACTGGTATAAGAAAATCCCTTATTGATAAAAATCCTGTTGAGAATCTGAGAAAATTACCAATTAGGAAGCCTAATATCAAATTTTGGAGTATAGAAGAATTCACGAGATTTAGAGAACTTATTCAAGATGATGAAACAAGCTATGACCTGTTTTTCGTAATTGCTTTCTTTACTGGGATGAGAATGGGAGAAATACTCGCATTGAACTGGAATGATATAAATCTTTTAACAAATACAATTTTCGTTACCAAAACGGTATACTTTGTAAATAATACAAGCTACATTAATACAACAAAAACACGATCAGGAACTAGAAATATTACAATCAATCAGAAATTAACAGAAATGCTAAAAGATTGGAAAGAAAAACAAAAAGAAAGACTTAAGGAATTTACCAAAAATACTGACGAACTACAAATAATACAGAGTACACCAATAACTATTACAAAAAATATGATTGATAAGAAGTTTAAGCAAATACTAGAAAGGGATAAAGATTTAAAGAGAATAAGAATTCATGATTTAAGACACTCTCATGCATCATTACTTATAAATCAAGGGGAAGATTATCTTGTTGTTAAAGAAAGATTAGGACACGCATCTATTACGACAACAATTGATACTTATTCCCATTTGTACCCTAGCAAACAGAAAACATTGGCTAATAAACTTGATGATTTATTTTAA
- a CDS encoding replication initiation factor domain-containing protein, with protein sequence MSVDADGPFLTDRVCSNTTLCKLGVSSKEFSIIKGFRDFMGGKIRQKVESKSMAKNEHLRSVFDWIQIQFDKTEFSPREIIEDILFLDSDLFIENKGSLKYYNYDSQLHYGNIRIYYGAKESSYMLVMSGQALEFYRDMVLDPNSLSERQFLNNLYYNYNQFSVRRIDIAIDDFNETPYFTPNQLLKICQKKRFLYGKSTYYNTYGDETIGQTLYLRKPNDDERLRIYDKRLERAEKLGISKHFIENWIRTELELRKEKAHYFIQEWLHSEIDLLNFTKGYLKEKVRFYSDSHFSKPLRSWEKFLGHSKPVSIIISKSKTELEQKLEWFTYKGSGAILKAYKFLYDNNLLHEYEKSNYLALNNMEYPPDLASGLIERAILFKREDLIPTIKENIKRRN encoded by the coding sequence ATGAGCGTAGATGCGGACGGACCATTTTTGACCGATAGGGTGTGTAGTAACACCACCCTCTGCAAGTTAGGTGTATCATCGAAAGAATTCAGTATTATCAAGGGTTTTAGAGATTTTATGGGTGGCAAAATTAGGCAAAAAGTTGAATCAAAATCTATGGCAAAAAATGAACATTTACGTTCTGTATTTGACTGGATTCAAATTCAGTTTGATAAGACTGAATTTTCGCCAAGAGAAATAATCGAAGACATCCTATTTCTTGACTCTGACCTATTTATTGAGAATAAAGGGAGCCTTAAATACTATAACTATGATAGCCAGCTTCATTATGGGAATATCCGTATTTACTATGGAGCGAAAGAGTCGTCCTACATGCTTGTCATGTCAGGACAGGCACTCGAGTTCTATAGAGATATGGTATTAGATCCAAATAGTCTGTCCGAAAGACAGTTTCTGAATAACCTCTACTACAATTACAATCAATTTTCAGTAAGACGAATTGATATTGCAATAGATGATTTTAATGAAACACCCTATTTCACTCCTAATCAGCTTCTAAAGATTTGTCAGAAGAAACGCTTTCTATATGGAAAAAGCACCTACTACAATACCTACGGAGATGAAACAATCGGCCAGACCTTATATTTGAGAAAACCCAATGATGATGAAAGACTTAGAATTTACGATAAACGTTTAGAACGAGCTGAGAAGCTCGGTATCAGCAAGCATTTTATAGAAAATTGGATAAGAACTGAGTTAGAACTTAGGAAAGAAAAAGCTCACTACTTCATTCAAGAATGGTTGCATTCAGAAATAGACCTTCTCAACTTTACCAAGGGATATCTCAAAGAAAAAGTGAGATTCTATAGTGATAGCCATTTCTCAAAACCTTTGAGATCTTGGGAAAAGTTTTTAGGTCACTCAAAACCTGTCTCTATCATTATTTCAAAATCAAAAACAGAACTAGAACAAAAATTAGAATGGTTTACCTATAAAGGTTCAGGGGCTATTCTAAAAGCGTATAAATTTCTATACGACAATAATTTACTGCATGAGTATGAGAAATCTAACTATCTCGCACTCAACAATATGGAATATCCACCAGATTTAGCAAGTGGATTAATAGAAAGGGCAATTCTCTTTAAAAGAGAGGATTTAATCCCTACAATCAAAGAAAATATCAAAAGGAGAAATTAA
- the recA gene encoding recombinase RecA, with protein sequence MAKKTKKTEEITKKFGDERRKALDDALKNIEKDFGKGAVMRLGERAEQKVQVMSSGSLALDIALGAGGYPKGRIIEIYGPESSGKTTVALHAVAQTQKEGGIAAFIDAEHALDPAYAAALGVNIDELLLSQPDSGEQGLEIAGKLIDSGAVDLVVVDSVAALVPRAEIDGDIGDSHVGLQARMMSQAMRKLSASINKTKTIAIFINQLREKVGIMFGNPETTPGGRALKFYASVRLDVRGNTQIKGTGDKKDQNVGKETKIKVVKNKVAPPFKEAFVEIMYGEGISQTGELVKIASDLGIIQKAGAWFSYNGEKIGQGSENAKKYLADHPDIFEEIDHKVRVHYGLIEPDEEDIVEEAQVEETSDELVLDLDSTIEIEE encoded by the coding sequence GTGGCTAAGAAAACAAAGAAAACAGAAGAAATTACAAAGAAATTTGGAGATGAGCGTCGTAAAGCACTTGACGATGCTTTGAAGAATATTGAAAAAGATTTTGGTAAGGGTGCGGTTATGCGTCTTGGTGAGCGTGCAGAGCAGAAAGTTCAAGTTATGAGCTCAGGCTCGCTAGCTTTGGATATTGCTCTTGGTGCAGGTGGTTATCCTAAAGGTCGTATTATCGAAATTTACGGACCAGAATCATCAGGTAAAACAACTGTAGCCCTCCATGCTGTTGCTCAGACACAAAAAGAAGGCGGAATTGCTGCCTTTATCGATGCAGAGCATGCCCTTGACCCTGCTTATGCGGCAGCCCTAGGTGTTAATATTGATGAGCTTCTTTTGTCACAACCTGATTCAGGTGAACAAGGTCTCGAAATTGCTGGTAAGCTGATTGACTCTGGTGCAGTTGATTTGGTTGTTGTTGACTCAGTTGCAGCCTTGGTACCTCGAGCAGAAATTGATGGAGATATTGGTGACAGCCATGTCGGACTTCAAGCGCGTATGATGAGTCAAGCCATGCGTAAGCTTTCTGCTTCTATCAATAAAACAAAAACAATTGCTATCTTCATTAACCAATTGCGTGAAAAAGTTGGCATTATGTTTGGTAATCCAGAAACAACCCCTGGTGGACGTGCTCTAAAATTCTATGCATCAGTACGTCTTGATGTACGTGGAAATACGCAAATCAAAGGGACTGGTGATAAAAAAGACCAAAATGTTGGTAAGGAAACTAAAATTAAGGTTGTCAAAAACAAGGTTGCTCCACCATTTAAAGAAGCCTTTGTTGAAATTATGTATGGTGAAGGGATTTCCCAAACAGGTGAGCTTGTAAAAATCGCTAGTGACTTAGGCATTATTCAAAAAGCTGGAGCATGGTTCTCATATAATGGTGAGAAGATTGGTCAAGGGTCTGAAAATGCTAAAAAATATTTGGCAGATCATCCAGATATTTTTGAAGAAATTGATCATAAAGTACGTGTACACTATGGTTTAATTGAACCAGATGAAGAGGATATTGTTGAAGAAGCACAAGTTGAAGAAACATCTGATGAACTTGTTTTAGACCTCGATTCAACCATTGAAATTGAGGAATAA
- a CDS encoding DNA-3-methyladenine glycosylase I has product MVNRCRWVPTNNKLYCDYHDKEWGKPIGDDQKLFELLCLESYQSGLSWLTVLNKRQAFNRVFHDYNIERVAQFSLSELEDALQNPDIIRHKLKLEATVNNAKQVLKIQDEFGSLSHYFWHFFDGKPLINNVPTYKDVPSSTALSQQIANNLKKRGFKFLGPTTIYSFLQAAGFVNDHENNCDFK; this is encoded by the coding sequence ATGGTCAATCGTTGTCGTTGGGTTCCAACAAACAATAAATTATATTGTGATTATCATGACAAGGAGTGGGGAAAGCCTATTGGTGACGACCAAAAACTTTTTGAGCTGCTTTGCTTAGAAAGTTATCAGTCAGGGCTTTCTTGGTTAACCGTTTTAAATAAAAGACAGGCCTTTAATCGTGTTTTTCATGACTATAATATTGAGCGTGTTGCCCAGTTTAGCCTAAGTGAACTTGAAGATGCGCTTCAAAATCCAGACATCATTAGGCACAAACTTAAGCTAGAAGCAACCGTAAATAATGCCAAACAAGTACTAAAAATCCAAGATGAATTTGGCTCCCTGTCCCATTATTTTTGGCATTTCTTTGACGGAAAGCCCTTGATAAATAATGTACCCACATATAAGGACGTCCCATCATCAACTGCTTTATCCCAACAGATTGCCAACAATCTAAAAAAGAGAGGGTTCAAATTTTTAGGACCGACAACTATATATTCATTTTTACAAGCCGCAGGATTTGTGAATGATCATGAAAATAACTGTGACTTCAAATAA
- a CDS encoding DUF3173 domain-containing protein translates to MIKTVTKDDLIELGFAPGTARKIIHTGKLLLVNRGFNIYDNKRIGTIPASVAEELLGIELQKEA, encoded by the coding sequence ATGATTAAAACTGTAACAAAAGATGACCTTATCGAACTTGGATTTGCTCCAGGAACTGCAAGAAAGATTATCCATACTGGCAAATTACTATTAGTGAATCGTGGTTTTAATATCTACGATAACAAACGGATTGGTACAATTCCAGCCAGTGTCGCTGAAGAACTACTAGGAATTGAACTCCAGAAAGAAGCATAA
- the spx gene encoding transcriptional regulator Spx — protein sequence MIKIYTISSCTSCKKAKTWLNNHQLPYKEQNLGKEPLTKEEILNILSKTENGVESIVSSKNRYAKALNCDIDELSVSEVIDLIQENPRILKSPILIDDKRLQVGYKEDDIRAFLPRSIRNVENSQARMRAAL from the coding sequence ATGATTAAGATTTATACAATCTCAAGTTGTACAAGTTGTAAAAAAGCAAAGACATGGTTGAACAACCATCAACTTCCTTATAAAGAACAAAACCTTGGTAAAGAACCACTTACAAAAGAAGAAATCTTAAACATCCTATCAAAAACAGAGAATGGTGTTGAAAGTATTGTTTCATCAAAAAATCGCTATGCTAAAGCTCTAAATTGTGATATCGACGAGCTCAGTGTCAGTGAGGTGATTGATTTGATTCAAGAAAACCCAAGAATCTTGAAGAGCCCAATCTTAATTGATGATAAGAGATTGCAAGTGGGTTATAAAGAAGATGATATCCGTGCTTTCTTACCACGTTCAATACGAAATGTCGAAAACTCACAAGCACGCATGCGCGCAGCTCTATAA
- a CDS encoding FtsX-like permease family protein translates to MLKLIIYQFQYSKRQWLGTIPLLFVSSLIVGTSLFGIASAIKTANINASQLFQMLIVFGGTTLFFLISNNIRLLIDIFKKDYQLWATLGASRTQLSLLVSGQFYLMAVIVSSIGTILSFIMADSYYKFLQNLLGRDELPDLVITANIQSILLSVFIVPTIVGIGAYFYSSRILKISSILKPKKKKRKVTVTGFVNISVRLILWLLCIGLIVSASFSRNKEIISTQSSIILFLLIIHILIIQSLSPSIQVFLIKFLMRIFPTENYVINTGFWNLLSNPSYLKSIQTSMSMGVTLISGFILYTQNMYSFMNKANGVLEARASFIAYLSAPIILIITSSISLTILSSNKDIEDIKQLKTLGVSRSQLFKIRIGEAIIHSVLILLVSVIFNLIILILVSFIGQLLGQNVVDISGFWQPSLIVISLLVIFYSITKGFYIFRDR, encoded by the coding sequence ATGCTAAAATTAATCATTTACCAATTTCAGTACTCAAAAAGACAATGGTTAGGAACAATACCATTACTATTTGTATCTAGCCTGATTGTTGGAACATCTTTATTTGGTATTGCTAGTGCAATAAAGACTGCTAATATTAACGCTTCACAACTTTTTCAAATGCTAATAGTTTTTGGCGGGACTACTCTATTTTTCCTTATTTCAAATAATATAAGACTGCTAATAGATATCTTTAAAAAGGATTACCAATTATGGGCTACCCTAGGCGCAAGCAGAACTCAGCTATCTTTATTAGTATCTGGACAGTTTTATTTAATGGCAGTGATTGTTAGTAGTATTGGTACAATACTTTCATTTATCATGGCGGATAGTTACTACAAATTTTTACAAAATTTATTAGGAAGAGATGAGTTACCTGATTTAGTTATTACAGCCAACATTCAATCAATTTTATTGAGTGTTTTCATAGTCCCAACAATTGTCGGGATAGGGGCTTACTTTTATTCAAGTCGTATACTTAAAATATCATCAATATTAAAACCAAAAAAGAAAAAAAGAAAAGTTACAGTAACTGGTTTTGTTAACATCTCTGTTCGTTTAATCCTATGGTTACTATGTATAGGTTTGATTGTTTCAGCAAGTTTTAGCAGAAATAAAGAAATAATTTCAACACAGTCAAGCATAATATTATTTTTATTAATTATTCACATCCTTATTATTCAATCACTATCTCCATCAATTCAAGTGTTTCTAATAAAATTTTTAATGAGGATATTTCCAACTGAAAATTATGTAATCAATACAGGCTTTTGGAATCTACTATCCAATCCTAGTTATTTGAAAAGTATACAAACTTCAATGAGCATGGGAGTAACTCTCATTTCTGGGTTTATTCTTTACACCCAAAATATGTATTCATTCATGAATAAAGCAAACGGTGTACTCGAAGCAAGAGCTTCCTTTATTGCTTATCTGTCTGCTCCAATTATTCTGATTATTACTAGTTCTATTTCTCTTACAATTTTATCTTCTAATAAAGATATTGAAGACATTAAACAGTTAAAGACACTGGGAGTGTCAAGATCACAACTTTTTAAAATACGTATAGGCGAGGCAATAATACATTCGGTGTTAATTTTATTAGTATCAGTAATTTTCAATTTAATTATTTTAATTTTAGTTAGCTTTATTGGCCAACTTTTAGGCCAAAATGTAGTAGATATATCGGGTTTTTGGCAACCGAGTCTTATAGTTATTTCTTTGTTAGTTATTTTTTATAGTATTACAAAGGGATTTTATATATTTCGAGATAGATAA
- a CDS encoding helix-turn-helix domain-containing protein, which translates to MFNNNSFGDRLKELRKGKKLTQVQVSEMIDVQQGTYSRWENGTLEPSLEAVVKLAKLFDTTTDYLLGKTIYITLDVVPHPITRIDLKKLKEFNKTELDDLKFAIVMNGIKNHSTLPKYLDELVSENNLDEEEQEILQTLFKEVSDYFNAD; encoded by the coding sequence ATGTTTAATAATAATTCTTTTGGAGATCGTCTTAAGGAACTGAGAAAGGGTAAGAAATTAACTCAGGTACAAGTTTCCGAGATGATTGATGTACAACAAGGTACTTATTCTCGTTGGGAAAACGGAACTTTAGAGCCTAGTTTAGAAGCCGTTGTCAAATTAGCAAAATTATTTGATACCACGACAGATTATTTATTAGGAAAAACGATTTACATTACTCTAGATGTTGTCCCACATCCAATCACTAGAATTGATTTGAAGAAGCTAAAAGAGTTTAATAAAACTGAACTAGATGATCTGAAATTTGCAATTGTCATGAATGGAATTAAAAACCATTCTACTCTACCTAAGTATTTGGATGAGCTAGTCTCTGAAAATAATTTAGATGAAGAAGAGCAAGAAATATTGCAGACTCTTTTTAAAGAGGTTTCTGATTATTTTAATGCAGATTGA
- a CDS encoding competence/damage-inducible protein A, with the protein MKAELIAVGTEILTGQITNTNAQFLSEKLAELGIDVYFHTAVGDNESRLLSVLDQASQRSDLVILCGGLGPTEDDLTKQTLAKFLGKELVFDEEASKKLDSFFATRPKHTRTPNNERQAQIVEGAIPLQNPTGLAVGGIITAQGVTYVVLPGPPSELKPMVNQELIPALTENHSSLYSRVLRFFGVGESQLVTILKEFIVNQTDPTIAPYAKVGEVTLRLSTKASSQEEADQKLDVLEKQIRSTKTLDGKSLSDFIYGYGESNSLAFEAFRLLKHHGKTITAAESLTAGLFQATIADFSGASQVFKGGFVTYSIEEKAKMLGIPLSQLEEHGVVSHFTAEKMAEGARAKTDSDYGIALTGVAGPDSLEGHPAGTVFIGIADRNQVRSIKVVIGGRSRSDVRYISTLYAFNLVRQALLQEDII; encoded by the coding sequence ATGAAAGCTGAATTGATTGCAGTAGGAACTGAAATCCTAACCGGGCAGATCACCAATACCAATGCCCAATTTTTATCTGAGAAACTAGCTGAACTAGGAATTGACGTGTATTTTCACACAGCAGTAGGAGACAATGAAAGCCGCCTACTTTCAGTTCTTGATCAAGCCAGTCAGCGTAGTGATTTAGTCATACTTTGTGGTGGACTTGGCCCTACTGAGGACGACCTAACCAAGCAAACCCTGGCTAAATTTTTAGGAAAAGAACTCGTTTTTGATGAGGAGGCTAGTAAAAAACTGGATAGTTTCTTTGCTACTCGTCCTAAACACACACGAACGCCTAATAATGAACGTCAAGCACAAATTGTTGAGGGGGCTATTCCCTTGCAAAACCCGACAGGTCTTGCAGTTGGAGGGATTATTACTGCTCAAGGGGTGACCTATGTAGTCTTACCTGGTCCACCAAGTGAACTCAAACCTATGGTGAATCAAGAACTTATTCCAGCTCTTACTGAGAATCACTCAAGTCTTTATTCGAGAGTCCTAAGATTCTTTGGCGTTGGAGAAAGTCAATTAGTGACTATTCTGAAAGAGTTTATTGTTAACCAAACAGATCCAACCATAGCTCCATACGCTAAAGTGGGGGAAGTAACACTTCGCTTGTCAACGAAGGCTTCTTCGCAAGAAGAAGCAGATCAAAAACTAGATGTTTTAGAAAAACAAATTCGTTCGACTAAAACTCTAGATGGCAAATCCTTATCTGATTTCATTTATGGATATGGAGAGTCTAATAGTTTAGCCTTTGAAGCTTTTCGTTTGCTTAAGCACCATGGCAAGACCATCACTGCAGCTGAAAGCCTAACAGCAGGTTTATTTCAGGCTACTATTGCTGATTTTTCAGGAGCCTCACAAGTATTTAAAGGTGGCTTTGTTACTTACAGCATTGAAGAAAAAGCTAAAATGTTGGGTATTCCTTTGTCGCAACTAGAAGAACATGGTGTTGTCAGTCATTTTACTGCAGAAAAAATGGCTGAAGGTGCTCGAGCTAAAACAGATAGCGATTATGGAATTGCACTTACCGGTGTAGCTGGACCAGATTCCTTAGAAGGACACCCAGCAGGTACGGTATTTATTGGTATTGCTGATAGGAATCAAGTAAGGTCAATCAAGGTTGTTATAGGTGGAAGAAGTCGTTCTGATGTTAGATATATTAGTACCCTCTATGCCTTTAACCTAGTTCGCCAAGCTTTATTACAAGAAGACATAATTTAA
- a CDS encoding ABC transporter ATP-binding protein gives MVNNVAVKVSNLSKEFLLGQDKTVSILKDVSLSVNYGEFVSILGVSGSGKSTLLSCLSSLSEPTSGEVVINGVNPYTLKEGKLAKFRRQDIAIIFQNYNLVPALPVLENVTLPLRLSGKSVDSNKVKKMLDSLNFKAELSSLVATLSGGEQQKVAITRAIIADSKIIFADEPTGALDSVSRKLIFETLRNLASQGKCVLMVTHDIELASKTDRALILKDGKISRQIIKPSADELYQALETSKD, from the coding sequence ATGGTTAATAATGTAGCTGTTAAAGTCTCAAATCTTTCAAAAGAATTTTTACTAGGACAAGATAAAACTGTCTCTATTTTGAAAGATGTTTCTTTATCTGTCAATTATGGGGAATTTGTATCAATCCTTGGTGTCAGTGGTTCTGGAAAGTCTACTTTATTAAGTTGTTTATCAAGTTTATCTGAACCAACAAGTGGCGAAGTTGTTATCAATGGTGTGAATCCATACACTTTAAAAGAAGGGAAACTTGCTAAATTTAGAAGGCAAGATATTGCAATTATTTTTCAAAATTATAATCTGGTACCCGCTCTACCTGTTCTAGAAAATGTTACACTTCCTCTGAGACTTTCAGGAAAGAGTGTTGATAGCAATAAAGTTAAAAAAATGTTGGATAGTTTGAATTTTAAAGCAGAACTATCATCATTAGTTGCTACCTTATCAGGTGGAGAACAGCAAAAAGTGGCTATTACTCGTGCAATAATAGCTGATAGTAAAATTATTTTTGCTGATGAGCCAACAGGAGCTCTGGACAGCGTCTCAAGAAAACTTATTTTTGAAACACTTCGTAATTTAGCGAGTCAAGGAAAATGTGTTCTTATGGTCACTCATGATATTGAGTTGGCTTCAAAAACTGACAGAGCACTCATTTTAAAAGACGGAAAAATATCTCGACAAATTATTAAACCTTCAGCTGATGAGCTCTACCAAGCACTTGAAACTAGTAAAGATTAA